AGGATTTTCCCAAAACAACTGAAAGAACAACTGAGGAAGTGACTGAAATATCACAACTTACTGAAATATTATACCCATTTTAACAACCGAAATTTCACTGGCCTGTACTAAACCGGGACAGGGAGTCTGATTCATAGTGGAAAACAAACAAAATCACCACCCTGCCAAAGCCTTAAAATCGACACAATCCACAAGGCCAGCATTTTCAATTCTAGTCCCCAACCCGTAATGTAGCAAGATAAGCCTTTGAACGGTTACTCTATTTAGATGAAGACTGGGATGTCACCAGTCGGTAACATTCTATTTCTTTAGGCTTCTCGCAGTACAGAAACAGTACCATTTCCATGCATCATTTACTGACCGCCGGAGCACAACGGGCTTTAATTCAGGCAGAAAGGATTGCCAGCAGTTCAGCTGAGGCGGAACCGGCACTCGCCCCTCTGCTGGCTGCGCTGGCTCTGGAAGAATCGCGGGCTGCTGAAATCATGTTGGCGCATCAGGTTGACCTGGCCTTGATATTACAGGAATTCCAGTTGCCACTGCCTCAGGATCCAGCCATATCCCCCCTGGACTCACCAGATCAACCACTGGAAATGTCTCAGGCATTGCAACAATATCCTGATTTTAGAGAGGTGTTAAATCACGCGATGCAGCAGGCGAGCCGCTCGGACATCCCTACTGAAATCGGGAGTGAGCATCTGCTGTGGGGCCTGCTGGCATCTGCGGGACAAGAATCTGAATGGCTCCACAGGAAAGGATGCCTTTCAGCAGAAAAGCTGGATGAGTCGATCAATGATGTTTTTCGACAGACAGCCGAACCGATCAATGTCGATTTTGCTCTGCGAACGGTTGCTGCTACAACCGGGGATCAGACAAACACACTGCGAACGATTGATGCCGCCGCCAATCGCCTGCGGGAAGGTTTACGAGTCATCGAGGATTTCCTCCGCTTTTCTCTGGATGATGCTCATTTAATGAGTCTGCTGAAATCGACGCGGCATCAGCTGACAGACGCCCTCAGGTTTATCGGCACTGACGCTTTGATTTCCAGCCGTGATACTCTCAACGATGTCGGTACTTCAGTCAGCACGACATCCGAATTCGATCGTTCTTCGCTGGAACATCTACTGCAGGCCAATCTGAAACGGGTTCAGGAAGCAGCGCGAACCCTGGAAGAATTCAGCAAACTGATTTCGTCGGAAGCGGCTGCTATTTTTAAACAGATGCGTTATGCCAGTTATACGCTGGAAAAAACCATCTTGACCTGCATCGCCAGCCAACGCAGACTGGAAAACAGTCGGCTCTATCTGCTGGTTTCGGAAAGCCTGTGTCATCATGGCGCGGGTCCGGCGATTCGAGAGTCACTGGCTGCGGGTGTGGATCTCGTCCAGATTCGTGAAAAATCAATGACTGACCGCAAGTTAATGGTACATGGAAAACGTGTACGGGAATGGACCCGCGAAGCAGGGGCGATGTTGATTATGAATGACCGCCCGGATCTGGCCATCGCCATTGATGCAGATGGCGTGCACGTCGGTCAGGACGAATTGCCCGTGCGGGAAGTACGTCAGATTGTAGGCCCCCGGAGACTGATTGGTGTCTCGACCCATAATATAGAACAGGCGCGACAGGCGGTGCTGGACGGTGCTGATTACATTGGAGTCGGCCCCACGTTTCCGACTGCCACCAAGAATTTTGCCGAACATGAATACGCGGGACTGGATTTCGTCAAGCAGGTCGCCGCTGAAATCACGTTGCCCTGGTTTGCTATCGGAGGCATCCAGGCCGATAATCTAAAGCAGGTGCTGGAAGCAGGTGCAACCCGAGTCGCGGTGAGCAGTGTTATTTGCAGCCACGAGCAGCCGGGGCAGATCACCCGCGAATTACTGGAACCGTTCTCGAACTGATCTGATTGGATCAATAGAAAACCCGAAACTCTTTATGTCAGTTAATACTTTACAACCTGTTTCTCTGGGCCCCTATCAGTTGGAGTCTCCCCTGTATCAAGCGGCACTTAGCGGATACAGCGATTATCCCATGCGCGTCATCGCCTCCCGACTCGGCGCTGCTTACACACTTTGTGAAGTGATGATTGATCGCATGATCATTCAATCCAAACAGGGGAAACAACATTCGATGATGTACTGTCATCGGGATGAATTTCCCGTCGGTGGTCAGCTGATGGGATCCGAGCCGGAAGAATTTGGACCGGCTGCCCGCAGGCTGGTCGATGCGGGTTTTCATGTGATCGACATCAACTTCGGATGCCCGGTCAAAAAAGTAATGAGTCGCTGTCGTGGAGGATATCATTTAAGCCAGCCAGAAGTTGCGCTGGATATCGTTTCCCGTGTACGGGATAGCGTACCTGCAGAGATACCAGTCACTTTAAAAATGCGAAGAGGTATCGATGACACCAGTGAATCAGCAGACAATTTCTTTGAGATCTTCGATGGCGCTTATGCACGGGGGCTGTCTGCCATTACCGTACACGGGCGTACCGTCCATCAGAAGTATGTTGGACCGAGTAACTGGGAGTTTCTCAAACGGGTCAAACAACATGCGGGTGAGAAAACCGTAATTGGGAGTGGAGACCTGTTTTCGCCGCAGTCCTGTCTGGACATGTTGCGAGTGACGGGTGTGGATGGTGTTTCGATAGCGCGCGGCGCGATTGGTAACCCGTGGATCTTTCAACAGACGGCAGACCTGCTGCAGGGCAAATCGATCTCCCCTCCCGATGTCAGGGAGCAGCGTGAAGTCATTGCCGCGCATTTTGAACTGGCGCTTGAGTTTTACGGTGAGAAAAAAGTCTGCAATACCATGCGGAAGTTCGGTATTTTCTATTCCGAGCTGCATCCACAACAGACTGAAGTCAAGAAAGCCTTTATCGCTGTTAAATCAGCTGCGAACTGGTTAAATGTACTTGATCAGTGGTATGCTGAAAATGCACCGGGTCGCTTCCCGCCGGTCGAAAAGCCCAATCCGCTCTCGCTGGAAACGCCAACTGTTTGATCAGACTGCACCGAATCCCACGGGCCAACTACAACGACTCTGACGGTTATTCTACCTGTCTGGCAACACGCTTGAATCAAGCCCCCGAACATTCGAGAATAGAGGGGTTTCACTCAATTTTTTTTTGACTGCTGCTTTTCACAACCTAGAGGTGGTCCGAAAACCGTTTAATAATGGTGAACAGGCAGGCCAGCTTTACAAAGCCTGTGTAAAGGTGATTGTGGTACTCCCATCGTGTCACCACTCGCCGATAATTATGTAACCAGGAGATCGTCCTCTCAACAATCCAACGTCGCTTGTAACGTCGGAGCTTGCGACCATCTTGGCTTTTCTGCTTTCGGTTTTTGATGTCCCGGTGGGGACAAATAAAATCGATATTCTGCTCAGCCAAACAGTCTCGCAATTTTTGTGAATCTCCCGCTTTATCGTAAATCAATCGCTGAGGATGTCGTTTTTTCAATGTCATTTTTGCAATCAACGGTTCGACCAGAATTGCTTCATTACGGTTGGCTGATTCCGTCTCGACTGCTAGGGGAATCCCCTGGGCGTCCACGCAAATCATAATCTTAGTTCCTTTGCCACGGCGTGTCGGTCCAACCTGTTTACCCCTTTTTTTGCCGAAGCAAATGTGCCATCGGCAAAGGTTTCTGTCAGGTCTAATATCTCCGATTCTTCCAAGGCTCTCAATAATCGTTCTAATGCTTGATCGAACAGACCTGACTCCGACCATTCCTTCAAACGGTCGTGACAGGTCGATTTTGGAGGATACCTCTCTGGTAAATCTTTCCAGCGGGCTCCTGTCCGAAGTATCCACATTATACCATTGAAACAGGCTCTGGGTTTTGCTTTGGGACGTCCACCCTGGGGCGCCGGAGGTTCCCAAGGGAATAAATCCTCAATTAAACTCCATTGTTTATCGGTTAATTCTACAGTTGGGTCCGTCCTGGATCCCGTGTCGACGAGCCGGCTTAGCTCTGTACGGGATCGTGTGGGCATGATAAAGCCTCCTTTCAGAGAGCAGAATCATGCAAATCTCAGGCCAGACTGTTCACCCTTTTCTTAGTTTTCGGATACCCTCTAGAGTTAGGCAGCGTATGTTTCAAAAAATCAACCAGTCGATTTTTGCGTTTCTCGGCTGGATAGCGACCCTGACAGGCTTTTCGTCTCATGTCTCATGAGTTAACCACAAATACCATCTGGGTACTGACGTGTACCAGCCTCGTTTTTCTGATGCAGGCTGGTTTCTGTTGCCTGGAATCCGGCCTCTCTCGGTCCAAAAACAGCATCAATGTGGCCACGAAAAACATCGTGGATTTCTTCATTGGTGTCTTTATTTTCTGGCTGTTCGGCTTTGGCTTAATGTTCGGGCAGTCTTATGGCGGCTGGATTGGCACAACTCAGTTTGCTTTTGAAGACACAAGTAATGCGCATTGGCCAACCGTTGTATTCCTATTTCAGCTGGTATTCTGCAGTACCGCGATGACTATTTCTTCGGGTGCTGTGGCAGAACGAATGCGGTTTCGCGCCTACCTGCTGCTGGCCGTTGGAATCGGTGCCTTCGCCTATCCTCTGTTTGGTCACTGGGCATGGGCTCGGGATGCAGCAGGGGCTCCTGCGGGCTGGCTCGGAAAACTGGGGTTTCTCGATTTTGCCGGTTCCAGTGTTGTACACTCTGTCGGTGCCTGGTCTGCTCTGGCAGCGGTCCTGATTCTGGGTCCACGAACAGGTCGTTTCTCTGGAAATAAAAACAAACAACCTTTCTCATCCAGCAACCTGCCCATGGCGGCTCTGGGATTTTTAATTCTCTGGTTTGGATGGTTCGGATTTAACGGAGGCAGCACACTCGCCTTAAACGGGGAGGTGCCTTCGATTATTTTAAATACCATCCTCGCCGGTATCTCGGGTGGGATGTGCGCTTTACTCTGGGAATTAATTGTCTCAAAACAGATTTCCGTTGAAAAAGTCTTTAATGGCTCACTGGCTGGACTTGTTGCCATCACAGCCTCCTGCAATGCCGTCAATTACCCCAGCGCCATTCTCATAGGCTTTATCGCTGGCATTGTGATGCTGACCTCGCTTTCGCTCCTGGAAAATCGTTTTAAAATCGATGATGTCGTCGGAGCGATTCCCGTACACGGTTTTGCCGGTGCGTGGGGGACGCTCGCGGTTGCATTATTTGCTGATACAAGCCTGTTTCAAAGTGGCGCTTCACGCGCCTCTCAATTAGGAACTCAGGCTCTGGGAGTGGGGGTCTGTTTCGTCTGGAGTTTCGGCAGCATCTGGCTTTTCATGAAACTGGTGAATTGTTTCATGTCGATCCGTGTTACCGCATCGGATGAAAAAATCGGACTGAATGTTGCCGAACATGGGGCTTCCACGGAATTGCACAGTCTGCTGGAAACCATGATTGCTCATGAAAAGGGAAACAATCAGTCACGGGCGGATGTCGACAATTTCACCGAAGCAGGAATCGTCGGCTATCAATACAACCGGGTACTGGACGCACAGGAAATTCTTCTGTCAAATGTCAAAGACCGTGAAGTTCGTTACCGATCGATCATGGATAATGTCATGGATGCGATTATCACGATTGATCTTGAGGGTAAGATTGAAGAATTCAATCGGGGAGCCGAGTATCTGTTTGGCTACCATAACCACGAAGCAATCGGACAAGGCATCGATCTCCTGATCCCTCCCCTGCATCAGAAAATTCAACATGAGTATTCGAGTGGCGAGTTGAATCCACAACTGGTACGCGCCATCGGTTCGCGTCAGGAAATTGTTGCCCAGCGCAACGACGGGTCTACCTTTCCCGCTGAACTGGCTGTCAGTTCTGTCATCCTGGCAGACCGCGAAATATTTACCGGTATTATTCAGGATATCAGCGAGCGCAAAGATTACGAACGATCATTAAACGAAGCCCGCAAACGGGCAGAAGCAGCCAGTGAAGCCAAAAGTGAATTCCTGGCCAATATGAGCCACGAGATCCGCACCCCCATGACGGCGATTTTGGGATTCACTGATATCCTGCTGAACAATCTGAAAAAACAGGAAGATATTGAATCTGCGAACATCGTGAAACGGAATGGAGAATATCTGATCGGCGTGATCAACGATATTCTTGATCTGTCTAAAATCGAAGCACGCAAAGTCGAACTGGAACAGGTACGCGTCAATACCATTGAATTGATCCGCGACATCGCCGCTTTAATGCAGATTAAAGCTGACCTGAAAGGGCTTAAATTAGTTGTCTCTTTTGAAAATCCGATCCCCGAAACCATCGTGACAGACCCGACCCGACTGAGACAGATTCTGATTAATCTCCTGGGAAATGCCATTAAGTTTACTGAAAACGGATACGTTGAACTACGAACCAGAACCATCAACCTGCAAGATGAATTTTCCCAGTTACAGTTTGATGTGATTGATACCGGGATCGGGATTTCTGAAACGGCACTCGCGCAGATATATCATCCATTCACTCAGGCAGATAATTCAACAACCCGAAAATATGGCGGTACAGGTCTGGGACTGGCAATTTCCAAACGACTCGTGGAAATGCTGGGAGGGCGTATTCATGTCACCAGTTCAATAGGATCGGGAAGCACTTTCACCATCTCCGTCAACACGGGAACACTGGAGGGTGTGCGACTCCGCCAAATAGATGAAATTTCCATCAAGAGTGCTGCGACTGAATGCAATCAGGAAATATCAGACAACATTAACAATACGATTTCGTCCAGCCGCGTTCTGGTCGTTGAAGATGGGCTGGACAATCAACGACTGATTTCATTTCTGTTGAAAAAGGAAGGGATGCACGTCGATCTGGCAGATAACGGGCAGTTGGGTTACGAGAAAACCATGGCTGCTCTTGAGTCGGGGGAGCCTTATGATTTTGTCCTGATGGACATGCAGATGCCTGTCATGGATGGTTATACTGCCACCAGCAAACTGAGAAAAGCGGGTTATACCGGCCCCATCATTGCCTTGACGGCTCATGCGATGAAAAATGATATGGATAAATGCCTGAGTGCCGGCTGCAATGCTTATGCCACCAAGCCGGTTGACAAACGGAAGCTACTGGAAACCATAGCCCGCCTTTCTGCGCCAGCAGGCCCTGCCGAGCCGACATCGGAAGCAGCAAATTCTGACAGTTAAACCGACCTCAGGACCAGAACTGTCGATCAAGAGTGCGGTAATTGATGGCTTCGCTGATGTGCGCCGCAGTGATCTGATCGGAATGATCCAGGTCTGCAATGGTCCGGCTAATACGCAATATTTTATCATGCGCCCGAGCGGAGAGACCCATTTCTTCCATCGCGGATTTGAGAAGTCCTTCCGCGTCCGTCGCCAGTTGGGTGTGCTTTCTTAACTGTCGGGGCGTCATGCGCCCATTATGCGAGGTCGGCTCATTCGCAAACCGTTGTGCCTGAATCTCGCGAGCATCCAGTACCTGTTCGCGCATGGTCGCACTATTGGTTCCCGTTGACTGGTTGGAAAGTTCTCGAAATGGAACCGGGGGCACTTCAATATGAATGTCAATTCGATCGAGTAAGGGACCACTGATCTTGGAAAGATAGCGTTCAATCTGCATGGGATTACAGGAACACTTCCGGCGCGGATCAGACAGATAGCCGCAGGGACAGGGATTCATGGCGGATATCAACATCACATTCGCCGGGAACGTCACACTGCCGATCGCCCGCGAGATCGTCACTTCTCCCCCTTCTAACGGCTGTCGCAAGACTTCCAGTGTCCGCCGATTGAACTCAGGTAACTCATCCAGAAACAGTAAGCCATTATGCGCCAGGCTGATTTCACCGGGCGCAGGCGTCGACCCTCCTCCTACCAGTCCTGCTTCACTGATGGTATGATGGGGCGTACGAAACTGGCGGAGCATCACCAGCGACTGATTGCTGGGGAGCCGCCCCATTGCACTGTAAATGCGTGTTGTCTCCAGACTCTCTTCTTGAGAAAGTCGCGGCAGAATGGTACTGATCCGCGAAGCCAGCAGCGTCTTTCCCGTTCCAGGCGACCCAATCATCAATAAATGATGCATGCCGGCGGCAGCGACAGTGATCGCCCGCTTCGCGTATTCCTGTCCTTTCACATCACTATAGTCGATATCGTAGCGACCATGCTCTTCCAGGGCATTTTCCCAGCAGAATTCAACCGCTTCGATTGGCAGATTGCCTGTATAAAAGCCGACCGCTTCCGCCAGTGTGCCGACCGCGAAGACATCCAGACCGTCCACGACGGCTGCTTCTTCTGCATTCTGAACGGGAACCAGCAAACCCTGTTTGCCCTGCTCACGCGCCGAGAGCGCCATTGAGAGTGCGCCGCGCACTGGACGAATTGTGCCATCCAATGCCAGTTCACCCACTGCAGCGTAATCCTGAAAGCGATCTGAAGCCAACTGCCCGCTGGCTGTCAACAGCCCCAACGCGATGGGCAGATCAAATGAAGCGGCGTCTTTGGGAAGGTCGGCAGGAGAAAGATTGATGACGATACGATCAATGGGGCGATTGTAGCCGCTGTTGACCAGAGCCCGCTCAATCCGATGTGTACTCTCTTTGACGGCTGCTTCTGCCAGACCAACCAGAATTGTCTTAGGCATCGCCCCGGGAGAGATATCGACTTCCACTTCCACAGGCTTGGCATCGATGCCAAACAGCGAGTAGGTATAAAGCTTGGCCAGCATGATGATCTTCTTCAGTTAAACCGACGTCGTGTTTGTCCAGTATCCGGTTGATCTCATCCATGCTAACTCGAAGCAGAACAACAGTCCACATGCCGAGGACCTTACAATTTAATTTTGAGCCCAAAAATTTGCACAAAAGTAGAAGAAATCCTCTCCAGAGCGGTGTTTTTTGATTGAATGGCTTTTTTTCAGGAAAGCGTTCGACTAGAATACCCGACCCGATACCGATATATTCTGCAGACCTCATCAGTCAACGTATGGTCTCGATAAGCAATATCTGAAGACCCTAAAGGATAAAGTCATGGCTAAAACACAGCGTAAACTGAAAAAAGCAAATCACGGTCGCCGTCCTGCCAGTGCCAAAGCACGCAAAGCAAAACGCAAGCACATCAAGTTCTAGAGCGAATCACATTTCACTATAGCGTCTTTCACTCTAATCTACTCGGTTCAAACGGACCTGGAGACGCTACAGTAAAACTGGATACAGTTTAAGCTGATGTGGTAGCTGACCTGAGAAGAATAAAACCTCGTCCTGTGATGATCAGGCGAGGTTTTTTGCTGCGCGGTTTCGTTTTCACTTAATTCAGTCCCAGCCCTGTGAAATCAACATCTTGAATCTGAGCAGTTTTGATGGCGTCTTTCAGTTTACCAACCACGAAGTGCTTGTGGTTCGCGACTGACTGTTCTGTGAGCTGCAGTTGCAGTGCGACTTCTTTATTTGCTTTTCCTGAAACAAAGAGCTGTTCGATACACTGCAGTCGCTCGAACTCGCCGTTCTTAATCCAGGAATCAATCAGCGTCTGCAGACTTATACAGATGATCTGCTCTTCCTTGGATTTGCGTTCCTTGCTGCGTGCCAGGCTGGATGCCACCCGCGTATGTCCGGCTGGTTCACGATGATTTACCCGCGCGCCATTTTCATCCGGGAACAGGGGGATCGTCGGGCGTCGTCCCTGCTTGCGTAATAAGTCGGTCAGCTTATGAGAGGCGATGGCAAACAGAAATGATTCTAACGGCGTCCCGGGATCGTAATTGGGCAGGCTGATCAGAAATCCCAAGAATGTTTCCTGAACCACATCTTCGCTGCTTGAGAGATTCCGTAAGCGGCTGTTGACAAATGCCAGCAACCGACCTTCATATCGGGCGATCAGTTCGGACCAGGCTTCCGAATCACCGGCTTTGATTTGTGAGACCAGCAGCTGGTCGGCTTCGTCGATCGGCATAAGTCCATCACAGACTGATTAGAAGAAGAATTAGTGAGACGACTGGATTGTAGCCTGATCCGACTCGGTTCTCAAATAGACGGCGACTCCCACACACACCAATGTGATCAGACCAAAAACACCGCCCAGCCAGAGGCTACGCTCATTCCCAATGTTCTGCTTCCATCTGGTTAGAAACTGATGTCTCACCACAGGCGTGTTTTCAATTTCCACATACGCCCGGAACATATTCTGCTTGAAAGATTCTCCTGACTTCAACACATCACCAAAATCATGTTCTACAGTCTGGAAGTAAGGACGGCGGTAGGCAGTCTGTCGAAACAGGTCCGAGTTCAGTTCCCACACATTGCTTTTCAACCAGGGTTCTCGCATCATGAGATTGGTCTGCATCTGCTGCCTTGCTTTCGACAAAGCATCCTGAAGTGCTTCCTCGCGGGTCGCAAACAGCCCGGACTGAAACACCGGGCGGCTGTTGTTGATCAAATTATTTTCCTGTAGCACCGCTGATTTGACTCCCTCAACCACCCATTCCGGTAATTCAGCATCCATCTGTTGCGAAGCAGTGACCTTTAATTCCAGGTGATCCATTTTTTGAGAAGCAAAAGGCTTGGGGGCCACGAGAGGCTGATTCTCGGCAATTCGCTCCTGTCCCACAGCCCGAGGGAATTCGGCTTGAATGCCTTTCATTTTCGGTTCAAGACGGACAGGATACTCAACGTCCTGCGGCGAGACTGCGGTTGCTTCCTGGACAATTCGCGTTGCTGACGTAGAACCTAACCTAGCATAATAGATACCGAGAAGTGCCAGAAAAAAGAACCCCATTACTGCCAGTCCGCCCAGGGTTAAGAGCAGCGAAACTTTCTGCTGAGAGAGATAACGAACAACAGCTACTACCACCAGAATGATAACCGGGACCACAACCACTAAAATTAACAGTTCGATTACTCCTATCATCATCGTGTCCCCCCTTTCATTTCAATATAGCGTTGTTCGGGTGGTATCCAGCTGGCAGAGAGCTGCACGACACTGGAAATAATGGCTGCCCAGCACAAAGCCGGGATCATCGGAAACGCCCAGATGGCTGTAATGATATATGCGGTAAAGACGGTAATCAGCACAGATAAGACTCGGAATTTTCGGGGACGAAATGAATCGGCGTGCCACCACCAGCGACGGAAACAGAACAGAACTCCGAAGAAGATAACATAGCTGAACAGGCTGGGTTGCCCATTCACCAGAACCAGTGAATTCGGGCCGACGGCATCAAACAGTGGTCTCAACCCCAGGTAATCCTCGCGAGCGGAACCGATTGTGGTCATCAGGACTTCTGTCTGCAGCAGGTAGATCACTGCGCCGACAACAGCTCCGGTGGTCAGCCAGATAATGCGGCGGGTGCTCTGATCATAAGGCTTACCTTCGGTCAGTTTCGCGACTGCTAAGACACTCCAGGCAGCAACAAGCGTCCCGCAGATTAGCAGGCAGAACGGTGCGTAGTTATATCCTCCCATGACACCTCGAGACATATCGCCCATTGCTCCCTGAAAAAAAGAACCATCGGTAAAACAGACCAGTCCCACGACGATCACCAGCGTACAGAACGCTGCTTTGATCATTGAGACCGAGAGATTGTAGAGCCGCGTCCGGTGCGAAATCGCGCGGGGAGTGCGCGGTGTTAATACACGGGAATAATACGGTTTCTGCCGTTGCTGGTTATATGTCTGCCGGCGGTGTGCTTCTGCTTTCTTTCGTTCTTCTTCTTTTTTTATGATTCGCGTCTTATCCAGATGGGATTCACGATATTGATTAAAGGTCTGCGTCTCGTGCGTCTTCTGTTTTTTATCCCATAGATTACTGATCGGCGGAGGCCCCTTCACAATCGCTGCAATTCCTTTGGTAAAAAACAGTCGCCCGAACATACCCGTCATGACAACGGCTCCACAGAAAAGCATTATGAGAGGGAGACCAAGAATAAATTGTTTAAAACCGGCCCCCTGACTGGCCATCGTGGCTCCCATCAGTCCGATGAGAAGAAACAGAATCAGCATCGGTGTCAGCGTCGGCAGAGAGTTCACTTCCCTTTTGACATACGTAGTGTCTTCGTGCCTGGAATCAACAGTCGTTTCATCATAAACGCCTGCAGGCGGACTCGGATGTACGTCAAATGAATTTTCCGGGATTTCGATTGAAGAATTCCGCTGGAAGATCGCGCGTTCAAATTCCTGTTTGAATGTTTTGATATCACCGATTCGTTTTTGAGGATCTTTTTCCAAGGCACGTCCCATGACCGCCTGCAAATGTACTGGTAAACGGCTCAGGTCTGGTTTTTCTGACAGATGCTTCATCAGAATTTCCGCCGTCGATTCCCCATCGAAGGGAACCACACCGGTGATCATTTCATAAACCATCACACCCACCGCATACACGTCGACTTCTTTGCCGTAGCGGCCGCGGGCAACTTCGGGAGCCATGTAATAGACGGTCCCTACACTTTGAGTATTCGCACTCCGCCGACTATGCGTGATGAATTTGGATAAGCCGACATCACCAATTTTAATCGTCTCTCCATCGCGGAAGACATTGGAAGGTTTCAGATCCCGATGCACGAGACCGCGGCTGTGCAGGTAAGACAATCCTTCTGAAATACCCGACAGCCAGTAGCGGACCTGTTCCATCGGCATACCCTGCGGATACTGATGAAGCGCCTTGTCCAGACCCTGACCGGAAACAAATTCCATGACCACCCAGTGGTCACCGTCCCGGTCTGTTTTGACATCGAAAATGGTCACAAGGTTGGGATGCTTCAGATTCAGGCACTGCGTCACGCCACGTAACTCAATATCCATATTCTGCTGCAGCAGCTTCAAGGCGACCTCTTTACCCGAGTCACTCAGTGCATAGTACACCTCACCAAATCCGCCCCGGTCGATGGCGCGCTTGATCGTAAATCCTTCTAAAGGTTTCGATTCTGGTGCAAAGGTGAATTTCATGTTCCATTCCATCCGTTAAACAACATGACAGTTGTACGGTTTACGATTCAACTCTCAACTATTTTTATAACGTTCTTAAAGTGTCCTTGGATCATTTTTTTCCTGAGATTACTGCCCCATCTGTTTAATCCGTTCCGGTCGACGAATGAAATAGTAAAGCAGTGCCCCTATCCCGTTTAATAAGACAATGACTAACACCCAGATAATTTTGTCATTACCGGTTGATGGTTCATATTTCACACAGTCAATCAGCATCCAGATCCAGAGTACAAATAACAGCAGGCTCAGAGCCATTGAAATTAAAAAAAACAGTAAACCAAGGAGTGACATCATAATTCCAATTTCCATCATGGCACGTATTCATTTGCGCGAGTAAAAACCCCTGTTTGAATAAAGCGATAATATCCCAGCAAAAACTAAGCTCTGAACCACTCACCAGCGAACCCGGGGTTAAAATAGATCCCCTGGAAACAGGCTCTTCATTTGTAGTAATCTTTCTTTTCCATCAATATCGCCTCTGAGTAACGTCAGGCTAATCATTACTTGTAAATTTAATGGCCAAATTCTTCGATCCGCTGAGGACGACGTATAAAGTAATAGAGTAAAGATCCTAAAATTCCGAGAAACACCATCAAAAGTATCCAGATCACTTTATCATTTCCTGTCGATGGTTCGTTTTGCAGACAATCGACAAGCATCCAGATCCATATCACCAACTGAAAGATCACGAGAGCGACAATCCCGAGGATCAGTAGTCCGAATAACATTGAATC
The sequence above is a segment of the Gimesia algae genome. Coding sequences within it:
- a CDS encoding YifB family Mg chelatase-like AAA ATPase — encoded protein: MLAKLYTYSLFGIDAKPVEVEVDISPGAMPKTILVGLAEAAVKESTHRIERALVNSGYNRPIDRIVINLSPADLPKDAASFDLPIALGLLTASGQLASDRFQDYAAVGELALDGTIRPVRGALSMALSAREQGKQGLLVPVQNAEEAAVVDGLDVFAVGTLAEAVGFYTGNLPIEAVEFCWENALEEHGRYDIDYSDVKGQEYAKRAITVAAAGMHHLLMIGSPGTGKTLLASRISTILPRLSQEESLETTRIYSAMGRLPSNQSLVMLRQFRTPHHTISEAGLVGGGSTPAPGEISLAHNGLLFLDELPEFNRRTLEVLRQPLEGGEVTISRAIGSVTFPANVMLISAMNPCPCGYLSDPRRKCSCNPMQIERYLSKISGPLLDRIDIHIEVPPVPFRELSNQSTGTNSATMREQVLDAREIQAQRFANEPTSHNGRMTPRQLRKHTQLATDAEGLLKSAMEEMGLSARAHDKILRISRTIADLDHSDQITAAHISEAINYRTLDRQFWS
- a CDS encoding 50S ribosomal protein bL37, whose product is MAKTQRKLKKANHGRRPASAKARKAKRKHIKF
- a CDS encoding RNA polymerase sigma factor, whose amino-acid sequence is MPIDEADQLLVSQIKAGDSEAWSELIARYEGRLLAFVNSRLRNLSSSEDVVQETFLGFLISLPNYDPGTPLESFLFAIASHKLTDLLRKQGRRPTIPLFPDENGARVNHREPAGHTRVASSLARSKERKSKEEQIICISLQTLIDSWIKNGEFERLQCIEQLFVSGKANKEVALQLQLTEQSVANHKHFVVGKLKDAIKTAQIQDVDFTGLGLN
- a CDS encoding serine/threonine protein kinase, whose protein sequence is MKFTFAPESKPLEGFTIKRAIDRGGFGEVYYALSDSGKEVALKLLQQNMDIELRGVTQCLNLKHPNLVTIFDVKTDRDGDHWVVMEFVSGQGLDKALHQYPQGMPMEQVRYWLSGISEGLSYLHSRGLVHRDLKPSNVFRDGETIKIGDVGLSKFITHSRRSANTQSVGTVYYMAPEVARGRYGKEVDVYAVGVMVYEMITGVVPFDGESTAEILMKHLSEKPDLSRLPVHLQAVMGRALEKDPQKRIGDIKTFKQEFERAIFQRNSSIEIPENSFDVHPSPPAGVYDETTVDSRHEDTTYVKREVNSLPTLTPMLILFLLIGLMGATMASQGAGFKQFILGLPLIMLFCGAVVMTGMFGRLFFTKGIAAIVKGPPPISNLWDKKQKTHETQTFNQYRESHLDKTRIIKKEEERKKAEAHRRQTYNQQRQKPYYSRVLTPRTPRAISHRTRLYNLSVSMIKAAFCTLVIVVGLVCFTDGSFFQGAMGDMSRGVMGGYNYAPFCLLICGTLVAAWSVLAVAKLTEGKPYDQSTRRIIWLTTGAVVGAVIYLLQTEVLMTTIGSAREDYLGLRPLFDAVGPNSLVLVNGQPSLFSYVIFFGVLFCFRRWWWHADSFRPRKFRVLSVLITVFTAYIITAIWAFPMIPALCWAAIISSVVQLSASWIPPEQRYIEMKGGTR
- a CDS encoding PLDc N-terminal domain-containing protein codes for the protein MMSLLGLLFFLISMALSLLLFVLWIWMLIDCVKYEPSTGNDKIIWVLVIVLLNGIGALLYYFIRRPERIKQMGQ
- a CDS encoding PLDc N-terminal domain-containing protein, whose amino-acid sequence is MDSMLFGLLILGIVALVIFQLVIWIWMLVDCLQNEPSTGNDKVIWILLMVFLGILGSLLYYFIRRPQRIEEFGH